A genomic window from Antedon mediterranea chromosome 4, ecAntMedi1.1, whole genome shotgun sequence includes:
- the LOC140047495 gene encoding uncharacterized protein produces MIVKWKEFNAIQLRKRLLQHQSIWLHNTRLLSFGFNNWKTQYLNSLEEQAKTNIALWQWSLVLQRKVLVAWVAYTADKKRKQARFEVAMATRRKRLLRDGAAQWLSVASYLASEREKFAAQKQAQNAFTSYQIVHRCAMKWRQKTHDRRNARPSKKHNLKQNKLIQPPVPHPSSTEPLMSVKVDPAQEVGLASIDRLLSGLRGRQRPQPRRPAFLMDSLQKEGLWQDPITPSEGLWQDPITPNERKVEDSSNAMFITEHSPERYTQTEHKLTVVEDELIDSGFVRRDKGDTKDKQPQRLPTFMEAPVKKQSLPQRGSVHPNKASVGSKPVLIPPSVFMKPPAHKDHTTVVAKQKSHLRQLSSSDDSSDNRDDEPPGLPVPHHQPVTPPLRTSFEVTSPSWASSVRDETSPHGNQERKPHPKSELVLLPPDAFISGKKHQESSERLTLQQELEDIRDKLKTFQQLKSKLRSLKEQDKQLTEWLKNQDSSADCDLEIQDVIDELHESEMEIKELEIQIQFEKPGAMKLATRAQELIKQVE; encoded by the exons tatCTTAACTCTCTTGAAGAACAAGCCAAGACAAACATAGCCCTCTGGCAGTGGAGTCTTGTCCTTCAACGTAAGGTACTCGTTGCGTGGGTTGCGTACACTGCTGACAAAAAGCGAAAGCAAGCTCGTTTTGAGGTTGCTATGGCCACAAGGCGCAAGAGGTTGTTGCGGGATGGGGCAGCACAATGGCTGAGCGTGGCATCGTATCTTGCTAGTGAACGGGAGAAATTCGCTGCTCAAAAACAAGCTCAG aaTGCATTTACATCGTATCAGATTGTTCACCGGTGTGCTATGAAATGGAGACAGAAGACACATGATAGAAGAAACGCTAGGCCATCAAAGAAACATAATTTGAAGCAAAACAAACTGATACAGCCACCAGTTCCACATCCATCTTCTACAGAGCCTCTAATGTCTGTGAAGGTAGACCCAGCCCAGGAAGTCGGCCTAGCATCTATAGACAG GTTGTTATCAGGTTTAAGAGGCAGGCAGCGGCCTCAGCCTCGAAGGCCGGCATTTCTTATGGATTCTTTGCAGAAGGAAGGCCTTTGGCAGGACCCTATTACACCTAGTGAAGGCCTTTGGCAGGACCCTATTACACCTAATGAAag AAAAGTGGAGGATTCAAGCAATGCCATGTTTATAACTGAACATTCTCCAGAAAGATATACACAAACTGAACATAAATTGACTGTTGTAGAAGACGAATTAATTGATTCCGGTTTTGTCCGAAGAGATAAAGGAGATACCAAAGACAAACAACCACAAAGATTACCTACATTTATGGAAGCACCAGTAAAAAAACAGTCCTTGCCTCAAAGAGGTAGCGTTCATCCAAATAAGGCATCAGTAGGGAGTAAGCCAGTACTTATACCGCCATCAGTATTCATGAAACCACCTGCTCACAAAGATCATACAACTGTGGTAGCAAAGCAGAAAAGTCATCTTAGGCAGCTATCAAGTTCAGATGACTCATCTGATAATAGAGATGATGAACCGCCTGGTCTTCCTGTACCCCATCATCAACCAGTTACTCCACCATTACGAACATCGTTTGAAGTAACAAGCCCATCGTGGGCATCTAGTGTTCGTGATGAGACCTCACCCCATGGCAATCAAGAAAGAAAACCTCATCCAAAGTCTGAATTGGTTCTTTTACCGCCAGATGCATTTATTTCAGGAAAGAAACATCAGGAATCTTCTGAGAGATTAACATTGCAGCAGGAATTGGAAGACATCAGAGATAAGCTGAAAACGTTCCAAcagttaaaatcaaaattaag ATCATTGAAAGAACAAGACAAACAACTGACTGAATGGCTTAAAAATCAAGATTCATCTGCTGATTGTGATTTGGAAATACAAGATGTTATTGATGAACTTCATGAG agtgaGATGGAAATTAAAGAACTTGAAATACAAATCCAGTTTGAAAAGCCAGGTGCAATGAAGTTAGCCACAAGGGCACAAGAGTTGATAAAGCAAGTGGAGTAG